The Xyrauchen texanus isolate HMW12.3.18 chromosome 28, RBS_HiC_50CHRs, whole genome shotgun sequence genome has a segment encoding these proteins:
- the rnf144ab gene encoding probable E3 ubiquitin-protein ligase RNF144A-B, translating into MNCSRYEPSWDVDLAPLLSCKLCLGEFPLEQMTTISQCQCIFCSLCLKQYVELLIKDGLETAISCPDSTCPKRGHLLENEIEGMVAVEVMQRYKRFQFEREVLLDPCRTWCPSSSCQAVCQLKEAEVQMPQPVQCPQCSLRFCSSCREECHTGQACQESLPITTFLPRENSYSLKNQDDEAPIKCCPKCKVYIERDEGCAQMMCKKCKHAFCWYCLESLDDDFLLIHYDKGPCRNKLGHSRASVIWHRTQVVGIFAGFGLLLLVASPFILLATPFVLCCKCKCKHGNDDPLPS; encoded by the exons ATGAACTGCTCTCGCTATGAACCCAGCTGGGACGTGGACCTGGCACCCCTTCTTTCCTGTAAACTGTGCCTGGGAGAGTTTCCTCTGGAACAGATGACCACCATTTCCCAGTGCCAATGCATATTCTGCAGTCTG TGTTTGAAGCAATATGTTGAGCTGCTCATTAAAGATGGCCTCGAAACGGCTATTAGCTGTCCGGATTCTACCTGCCCAAAAAGGGGACATTTACTGGAAAATGAG ATTGAAGGTATGGTGGCTGTCGAGGTCATGCAACGTTATAAGAGATTCCAGTTTGAGCGTG AGGTGCTCCTGGATCCTTGTCGGACCTGGTGCCCGTCCTCCTCCTGCCAAGCAGTGTGCCAGCTGAAGGAAGCAGAAGTGCAAATGCCACAGCCAGTACAGTGCCCTCAGTGCAGCCTTCGTTTCTGCTCTTCCTGCAGGGAAGAATGCCACACAGGACAGGCATGTCAGGAGAGCCTTCCTATTACCACCTTCTTGCCCAGGGAGAACAG CTACAGCCTCAAGAATCAGGATGACGAGGCTCCAATCAAATGCTGTCCTAAATGTAAAGTGTACATTGAGAGAGACGAGGGCTGTGCCCAGATGATGTGTAAGAAGTGTAAGCATGCCTTCTGCTGGTACTGCCTGGAGTCACTGGAT GATGACTTCTTACTGATCCACTATGATAAAGGTCCGTGCCGGAACAAACTGGGTCATTCCCGAGCCTCCGTTATCTGGCATCGGACACAG GTTGTAGGGATCTTTGCTGGCTTCGGTCTACTCTTGTTAGTGGCCTCCCCCTTCATTTTGCTGGCCACTCCCTTTGTGCTCTGCTGCAAATGCAAGTGTAAACATGGCAACGACGACCCTCTTCCTTCCTAG